A segment of the Symmachiella macrocystis genome:
ACGGGGACGATTCCCAGCGAAGCACACCTCGCGGAATTTCAAGCAGATCAAGACCCGAATCGGCGGAGCAGGGCGATTGACCGGTTGTTGGCCGAACCGGGCTGGGCGGACAATTGGATGGGGTATTGGCAAGACGTGCTGGCCGAGAATCCTTCATTGGTCAAACCCAAATTGAACAACAGCGGACCGTTTCGGTTTTGGCTGCATGAATCGTTGGCGGACAACAAACCGTTCGATCGATTTGTCACCGAGTTGATTCGCATGGACGGTAGCCGTCGTTTCGGAGGCCCGGCCGGCTTTGCGATGGCAACCCAAAACGACGTGCCGATGGCGGCCAAGGCACAGATCATCGGGCGGGCATTCTTGGGGCTAAACATGACTTGCGCCCGTTGTCACGATGCGCCGTTTCATGATCACAAACAACAGGATTTGTTCGCCTTGGCAGCGATGCTCGACCGCAAGCCGCTGCGTGTGCCCAAAACAAGTAGCGTCCCGGGTGACGAAGAAGCACTCGCATCGATGATTGTCGAAGTCACGCTCAAACCAGGATCGCAGGTGGCGCCGGCGTGGACGTTTTCGGAATTGATTGATGACCAAACGTTTTCTGAAGCGGTCGCGGCGAAAGATGATTCCCGCGAACAGTTGGCTGCTTTGATTACCTCGCCGCACAATTCGCGGTTTGCCGAGGTGATCGTCAATCGCATGTGGAAACGGTATTTCGGTCGCGGGTTGGTCGAACCGGTTGACGACTGGCACGGTGTTGAGCCATCGCATCCCGAGTTGTTGCAATACTTGGCGCGCGAGTTGGTTCTGCATGATTACGACTTGAAGCACATCGCACGGTTGATTTTGAATTCGCGGACCTACCAGAGCGAAACGGGCGAATTGTCGGAAGAACAAACTCAGCTATTCGCCGGCCAAGTCCCGCGACGGATGTCGGCGGAGCAGTTGGTCGATTCGATGTTTGCCGTCGCAGGCAAGCCGCTGCGAGCCGGACAGTTGTGCTTGGATCCCGACGGAGCCATGAAACTGGATACGGCGACAAACCTCGGTGAGCCGCTGCAGGCGTGGGAGTTTGCTTCGTTATCGAATGAGCGCGATCGTCCTAGCTTGGCATTGCCGTTCGCTCAACCGTTTGTGACGTTCTTAGAGACGTTCGGTTGGCGCAGCGCTCGGCAAAATCCGATCACCGAGCGAGATGACGATCCGACCGTCCGACAGCCGGCAGTGCTGGCCAACGGCGTGTTGGGCCGTCGCATGACACGCCTCTCGGACGACAGTGCATTCACACGATTGGCTCAGGAGGAACAACCGGTCGAGCGGTTGGTGGAACGGGTCTACCTGCGTGTCTTGACGCGGAAACCGACGGCCCAGGAGCAAGCGCTGTTTGTGGAATTATTATTACCCGGCTACGTCGAGCGATTGGAAGATCTTCCGCAAGCCGCCGAAAAACCACAGCGGTTGCCGTTGGGAATGGTCTCCTGGTCGAACCATCTGAGTGAGCGGGCCAATGCGATTAAAATCGAATTGCAGCGTGCTGTCGAACAGGGTGACTTGCCCACGTCACGGTTGAATACTGATTGGCGGGAACGGATGGAAGACATGTTGTGGGCCTTGATGAACTCGCCGGAGTTCGTCTATTTGCCGTAGCATTTGTCTCGGCTTGCTATTCGGGCATGTGTGCCACTGGCTTTGCCAGTGCAAGGCCCAATGCCGGAATGACCTGCAAAACCCTGGCAAAGCCAGTGGCACCCGTTGGTGGGGATTGGGAACGACTTGATTGGCGGAATTGTTGAAAGGTGAGCGGAATTGATGTTTGGAATCACAGGAATGGATGATCAACGACGACGGTTTTTGGCGCAAAGTGCTGTCGCTGGAGGCGGACTTGCGGCATTGTCGTTGGGGCAACCTTTGCGGGGTTTGGCCAACGACGCGTCTCCCGCTCCGGTTGTGCCGCGAGGCAAGGCGGAGCATTGCATCATGATTTGGTTGGGCGGCGGATCGAGTCATATCGATACGTGGGATCCCAAACGGATGGGCGACGCCAAAACAAAAAAGGCGGGTTCGTACTATCCGTCCATCGAGACCGCTGTGCCGGACACGCGGGTCTGTGAACATTTGCCCAAATGCGCCCAGATTTTGGACCGGTTTAACATCGTGCGGACCGTGCATCACGATGTGATTGACGAACATGCCGCTGCGACCAATCAAGTGCACACCGGCCGTCCGACCAGCGGCACGGTTGTTTATCCGTCGGTCGGTTCCATCGTGGCGCACAAGCGCGGTCCGGCCAGCGAACATGCACCGGGATACGTGTTGATCGGCTATCCCAACGTGACGCGTGGTCCCGGATTTTTGGGAGCGAAGGCGGGTTATATTTATCTGACCGATACCAAATCGGGCCCTGCCGGCTTTTCACGGGCTCCGCATATCACAGCCGCCCGGCAAACGCGGCGCGAAGATTTATTGCGCCGCGTTCGCGATGAATATCGCAAACAACTCCCTGCTGGATCGGTCGTCGCCGACTACGATACGACAATCAGCGAAGCCTTACGGCTCTCCGGCCCCAAATTCGCGAGCGTGTTTGAGTTGGATTCCGAACCGGCGTCGCTGCGTGAATCGTATGGCGGCGAATTTGGTCAGCGTTGTTTGTTGTCGCGGCGATTGTTGCAGTCCGGGGTGCGGTTTATCGAAGTCTCGCACAACTTGAATTTTGTCAATGGAACCGGCTGGGATACGCATAACGATGGCCAACTGAAACAGCACATGTTGATTCAAGAGCTCGACAATGCGCTTTCGGCGCTGGTGCTCGATTTAGAACAACACAAGATGCTGGACAAAACATTGATCGTCGTCGCTTCGGAGTTCGGCCGCCCGGCGCTGTTCGATGGTGGTGGGGGACGCGGGCACTATTCCAAATCGTTCAGCGTCGTTTTGGCCGGCGGCGGCATGAACAACGGTAAGACCATCGGCGTGACCGATGAACTGGCGATGAAGATCGAATCGGATCCGGTTTCGCTACCCGATCTGCATGCGACGATTCACAATGCCATGGGAATCGATCCGCATGAGGAGCTGTATACTCCCGACGATCGTCCCGTGCCGATCACCGATAACGGCCAGCCGATCGCGGCGCTGTTTTCGTAATTGTCGGCCCGCTCAACAATAGTTTGGCCCACAGCTGGGCAATGCTCTAGGATGTTAGGGACTCATGATGCGTCGATCGTGGTTGGTGTTGTTGTGCGCGTTTATGTGGTGTCATAGCGGG
Coding sequences within it:
- a CDS encoding DUF1501 domain-containing protein, producing the protein MDDQRRRFLAQSAVAGGGLAALSLGQPLRGLANDASPAPVVPRGKAEHCIMIWLGGGSSHIDTWDPKRMGDAKTKKAGSYYPSIETAVPDTRVCEHLPKCAQILDRFNIVRTVHHDVIDEHAAATNQVHTGRPTSGTVVYPSVGSIVAHKRGPASEHAPGYVLIGYPNVTRGPGFLGAKAGYIYLTDTKSGPAGFSRAPHITAARQTRREDLLRRVRDEYRKQLPAGSVVADYDTTISEALRLSGPKFASVFELDSEPASLRESYGGEFGQRCLLSRRLLQSGVRFIEVSHNLNFVNGTGWDTHNDGQLKQHMLIQELDNALSALVLDLEQHKMLDKTLIVVASEFGRPALFDGGGGRGHYSKSFSVVLAGGGMNNGKTIGVTDELAMKIESDPVSLPDLHATIHNAMGIDPHEELYTPDDRPVPITDNGQPIAALFS